The Stenotrophomonas sp. NA06056 genome segment ATGGACCGCAAGCAGCCGCTGATCATCATTGCCGGTGCCGACTACGGCCAGGGCAGCTCGCGTGACTGGGCCGCCAAGGGCGTGCGCCTGGCCGGTGTGGAAGCCATCGTGGCCGAAGGCTTTGAACGCATCCACCGCACCAACCTGATCGGCATGGGCGTGCTGCCGCTGGAGTTCAAGCCGGGCACCACCCGCCTGACCCTGGGCATCGACGGCACCGAGACCTTCGACGTGGTCGGCGAGCGTACCCCGCGTGCCGAGCTGTCCCTGGTCATCCACCGCCGTGACGGCCAGGACGTGGTCGTGCCGGTCACCTGCCGTCTGGACAGCGACGAGGAAGTGGCGATCTACGAGGCCGGCGGCGTGCTGCAGCGCTTCGCGCAGGACTTCCTGGAAGGGGCCAAGGTGGCGTGATGCCGGGCTGAATGCCTGCCCCCGTAGGCCGGGGGGCGGGCTTGTCCGACAGCAGGGTGGGGCGCACACTGACTTGGCAAAAACTGCCAAAGGAGAGTTTCATGGCCACCATGAACATTTCGCTGACCGATCCGCTCAAGCAGTTCGTGGACGAAGAAGTGCGCGAAGGCGGCTACTCCAGTACCTCCGACTACGTGCGCGACCTGATCCGCCAGCGCCAGAGAAGCAAGGCCGAGGAGCTGCTCAGGCAGTTGATCGCCGAGGGTCTGGCGTCAGGCCCTTCGGCGCCTCTGCCGCCTGACCACTTTGACAAGCTGCGTGAGCGTGCACGGAACCGCAAGTGAAGCCCGCGCACTGGTCCCCTGCAGCGATTCGAGATCTTGACCAGACGGCAAGCTGGTATGGAGATCAAGGCGGAGAGGCGTTGGAAATCGGCTTCATCGATGCGGTGGAATCCGTCGTCAAGCTGATCCAGATCCACCCAGGTGCTGGTTCCGCACTGCATGCGGGTCTGTTGCCCTCGCTGCCAGCGCCATTGCGTTTTCATCCGGTTCGTCGCTTCGACGGCTACCTGGTCTACTACGTGGAGCTACCTGCGCACGTTTCCATCGTGCGCATCTGGAATGCTTCGCGGGGCATGGAAGCACTGTTCGAAGACGAGGAGCTCAACCCCGATATTGGTTCGTCGCATCCAGGATACTGATCCATGACCGTCCTCCCGCAACTCCGTATTCCCGCCACCTACATGCGCGGTGGCACCAGCAAGGGCGTGTTCTTCCGCCTGCAGGACCTACCCAAAGCAGCGCAGGCGCCGGGCGCCGCACGCGATGCACTTCTGATGCGCGTCATCGGATCGCCCGATCCGTATGGCAAGCAGACCGACGGCATGGGCGGTGCAACGTCCAGCACCAGCAAGTGCGTGATCATCTCGGCCGCCTCGGTGCCCGACCACGACGTGGACTATCTGTACGGCCAGGTGTCGATCGACACGGCTTTTGTCGACTGGAGCGGCAACTGCGGCAACCTCAGCACCGCGGTTGGTCCGTTCGCGATCGCCAATGGCCTGATCGATCCCGCGCGCGTGCCGCGCGACGGCCTGTGTACCGTGCGGATCTGGCAGGCCAACATCGGCAAGACCATCATCGCCCATGTGCCGATGCGCGACGGGCAGGTGCAGGAGATCGGTGATTTCGAGCTGGATGGTGTGACCTTCCCGGCGGCCGAGATCCAGCTGGAGTTCATCGACCCATCCGACGATGGCGATGCCGGTGCGATGTTCCCAACCGGTAATCTGGTGGACACCCTGGACGTGCCGGGCGTGGGCAGCTTCGAGGTGACGATGATCACCGCAGGCATTCCGACCATCTTCCTCAACGCCGCCGATCTCGGTTACACCGGTACCGAGTTGCAGCCGGCGATCAATGAGGACAAGGCAGCACTGGAGCGCTTCGAGAAGATCCGAGCATACGGTGCGCTGCGCATGGGCCTGATCACGAAGCTGGAGGACGCGGCCACCCGCCAGCACACGCCGAAGGTGGCCTTCGTGGCACCGGCGCAGGACTACGTGTCGTCCAGTGGCAAGGCAGTCGTGGCTTCGGCCATTGACCTGCATGCGCGTGCGCTGTCGATGGGCAAGCTGCACCACGCGATGATGGGCACCGCTGCCGTGGCGATCGGTACCGCAGCGGCAATTCCGGGCACGCTGGTCAATCGTGCGGCTGGTGGTGGCGAACGCGAGGCGGTGACCTTCGGCCATCCCTCCGGCACGTTGCGCGTGGGCGCGCAGGCCGGGCTCGTTGACGGACAGTGGACGGTGACCAAGGCCATCATGAGCCGCAGCGCCCGTGTGCTGATGGAGGGCAAGGTGCGGGTGCCCGCCGATACGTTGTAAGGCAGGTTCATTGCGGTAGCGCCGGGCCACGCCCGGCGAGCGCAGCGGGCCCCGCCGATGAACCGCCGGGCGGGGCCCGGCGCTACCGGAGAACACATGATGTCCAGCAGCCACACCCCATCCAACGCGCGTGCAGCCTGGGATGCGCTGCTGGTGGATATCGTCGACTACGTACGTGACACCCGCATCGATTCGCCCCTGGCGTTCCAGACGGCGCATCACTGCCTGCTCGACACGCTCGGCTGTGGGCTCGAGGCGTTGTCCTTCCCCGCCTGCAGCAAGCTGCTGGGGCCGCTGGTGCCGGGCATCAGCGTAGCCAACGGCGCACGCGTCCCTGGCACCAACTTCGTGCTCGATCCGGTGCAGGCCGCCTTCAACATCGGCGCGATGGTGCGCTGGCTGGATTTCAACGACACCTGGCTGGCCGCCGAATGGGGCCACCCTTCGGACAACCTGGGTGGCATCCTCGCCGTAGCCGACTGGCTCGGCCGCAACGCGGCCGCGCTGCGACGTCCGCCGCCGACCGTGCACGACGTGCTGTTGGCGATGATCAAGGCGCATGAGATCCAGGGCGTGCTGGCGCTGGAAAACTCCTTCAACCGGGTTGGTCTTGACCATGTGCTGCTGGTCAAAGTGGCGACCACCGCGGTGGTCGCGCAGATGCTCGGGCTGGACCGCGAGCGCATGCTCAACGCAGTATCGCTGGCCTGGGTGGATGGGCAGGCACTGCGCACCTACCGGCATGCGCCCAATACCGGCTCGCGCAAGAGCTGGGCTGCCGGCGATGCGACCAGCCGTGGCGTGCGCTTGGCGCTGATGGCTGCGGCCGGCGAGATGGGCTACCCCAGCGTGCTGAGTGCACCGGCCTGGGGCTTCGAAGCGGTATCGATGCATGGCCAGGCGCTGACCCTCGGCCGCCCCTTCGGCAGCTACGTGATGGAGAACGTGCTGTTCAAGATCAGTTTCCCGGCAGAGTTCCAC includes the following:
- a CDS encoding type II toxin-antitoxin system ParD family antitoxin, translating into MATMNISLTDPLKQFVDEEVREGGYSSTSDYVRDLIRQRQRSKAEELLRQLIAEGLASGPSAPLPPDHFDKLRERARNRK
- a CDS encoding type II toxin-antitoxin system RelE/ParE family toxin, whose amino-acid sequence is MKPAHWSPAAIRDLDQTASWYGDQGGEALEIGFIDAVESVVKLIQIHPGAGSALHAGLLPSLPAPLRFHPVRRFDGYLVYYVELPAHVSIVRIWNASRGMEALFEDEELNPDIGSSHPGY
- the prpF gene encoding 2-methylaconitate cis-trans isomerase PrpF, whose protein sequence is MTVLPQLRIPATYMRGGTSKGVFFRLQDLPKAAQAPGAARDALLMRVIGSPDPYGKQTDGMGGATSSTSKCVIISAASVPDHDVDYLYGQVSIDTAFVDWSGNCGNLSTAVGPFAIANGLIDPARVPRDGLCTVRIWQANIGKTIIAHVPMRDGQVQEIGDFELDGVTFPAAEIQLEFIDPSDDGDAGAMFPTGNLVDTLDVPGVGSFEVTMITAGIPTIFLNAADLGYTGTELQPAINEDKAALERFEKIRAYGALRMGLITKLEDAATRQHTPKVAFVAPAQDYVSSSGKAVVASAIDLHARALSMGKLHHAMMGTAAVAIGTAAAIPGTLVNRAAGGGEREAVTFGHPSGTLRVGAQAGLVDGQWTVTKAIMSRSARVLMEGKVRVPADTL
- a CDS encoding bifunctional 2-methylcitrate dehydratase/aconitate hydratase, translating into MSSSHTPSNARAAWDALLVDIVDYVRDTRIDSPLAFQTAHHCLLDTLGCGLEALSFPACSKLLGPLVPGISVANGARVPGTNFVLDPVQAAFNIGAMVRWLDFNDTWLAAEWGHPSDNLGGILAVADWLGRNAAALRRPPPTVHDVLLAMIKAHEIQGVLALENSFNRVGLDHVLLVKVATTAVVAQMLGLDRERMLNAVSLAWVDGQALRTYRHAPNTGSRKSWAAGDATSRGVRLALMAAAGEMGYPSVLSAPAWGFEAVSMHGQALTLGRPFGSYVMENVLFKISFPAEFHGQTAVEAAILLHQQLRALGRKVEDIEHITIRTQQACIRIIDKQGPLHNPADRDHCVQYMVAIALLHGRLVAEDYEDDMAADPRIDTLRAKMACHEDPQLSLDYLDPEKRSIANGLSVRLSDGTELPEVLVEYPLGHARRREEGIPLLMDKFRRHLAHRFPTAQQQRVLAASLDPVALAAMPVTDYVDLYLPG